Proteins encoded by one window of Nocardia goodfellowii:
- a CDS encoding ABC transporter ATP-binding protein produces the protein MQPTDQVRRILRLFRPYRTQLGGVAALVGLSSLVGLASPFMLRAILDDALPHGRTGLLGLLAGGMVLVAVLTSTFSVLQTYISTTVGQQVMHDMRSAVYAHLQRMPLSFFTSTRTGEVQSRIANDIGGMQSTVTSTATSLVSNFTTVLAAVVAMFALDWRLTLISLAMLPFFVWISRRVGNERRKITSRRQHKLAGMSAIVEESLSVSGILLGRTMGRSPALVADFARESRGLVDLEIQANMAGRWRQSVIQIVMSAMPAVIYFAAGLTAAGGTPLVSIGTLVAFTTLQTTLLRPTVMLLQTGVEVQASMALFQRIFEYLDLEPDITEPAKPVSLRKVRGEVRFDHVGFSYGADSGDVLADIDVTVPAGTSLAVVGETGSGKTTLGYLVARLYDVTSGRLTIDGVDVRDLSFADLAAAVGVVSQETYLFHASVADNLRFAKPEATDAELRAAARAAQIHDHIAALPQGYDTKVGERGYRFSGGEKQRLAVARAILRNPPILVLDEATSALDTRTEREVQAAIDALAEGRTVITIAHRLSTIRDADQILVLDQGRIAERGTHAELIELGGHYAALIARDEPARIAA, from the coding sequence TTGCAGCCCACTGATCAGGTTCGCCGGATTCTCCGGCTGTTTCGTCCCTACCGCACTCAACTCGGCGGCGTCGCCGCACTCGTCGGGCTCTCCTCGCTGGTCGGCCTGGCCTCACCCTTCATGCTGCGCGCGATCCTCGACGACGCGCTCCCGCACGGCCGCACCGGCCTGCTCGGCCTGCTCGCCGGCGGCATGGTCCTCGTCGCCGTGCTGACCAGTACCTTCAGCGTGCTGCAGACCTATATCTCCACCACCGTCGGCCAGCAGGTGATGCACGATATGCGGTCGGCGGTCTATGCGCATTTGCAGCGCATGCCACTGTCGTTCTTCACCAGCACGCGCACCGGTGAGGTGCAGTCCCGCATCGCCAACGACATCGGCGGCATGCAGTCGACGGTCACCTCCACCGCCACCTCCCTGGTCTCCAACTTCACCACCGTGCTCGCCGCCGTCGTCGCGATGTTCGCGCTGGACTGGCGGCTCACCTTGATCTCGCTGGCCATGCTGCCGTTCTTCGTCTGGATCAGCCGCCGTGTCGGCAACGAGCGCCGCAAGATCACCAGTCGGCGCCAGCACAAACTCGCGGGGATGTCCGCGATCGTGGAGGAGTCGCTGTCGGTCAGCGGCATCCTGCTGGGCCGGACGATGGGCCGCTCGCCGGCGCTGGTCGCCGACTTCGCGCGGGAATCACGTGGTCTGGTCGACCTGGAGATCCAGGCCAACATGGCGGGGCGGTGGCGGCAGTCGGTCATCCAGATCGTCATGTCCGCCATGCCCGCGGTGATCTACTTCGCGGCCGGTCTCACCGCGGCGGGCGGCACTCCGCTCGTCTCGATCGGCACGCTGGTCGCGTTCACCACATTGCAGACCACCCTGCTGCGGCCGACGGTGATGCTGTTGCAGACCGGGGTCGAGGTGCAGGCTTCGATGGCACTGTTCCAGCGGATCTTCGAATACCTCGATCTGGAACCGGATATCACCGAACCCGCGAAGCCGGTGTCACTGCGGAAGGTGCGCGGCGAAGTCCGCTTCGATCATGTCGGCTTCTCCTACGGGGCGGACTCCGGCGACGTCCTGGCGGACATCGACGTGACCGTGCCCGCCGGGACCAGCTTGGCCGTCGTCGGCGAAACCGGTTCCGGGAAGACGACTCTCGGCTATCTCGTCGCCCGGCTCTACGACGTCACCAGCGGACGCCTCACCATCGACGGCGTCGACGTGCGCGATCTGAGTTTCGCCGACCTGGCCGCCGCGGTCGGGGTGGTGTCGCAGGAGACGTACCTCTTCCACGCGTCGGTGGCCGACAATCTGCGATTCGCCAAACCCGAGGCGACCGACGCGGAATTGCGGGCCGCCGCGCGGGCCGCGCAGATCCATGACCACATCGCCGCCCTGCCGCAGGGGTACGACACCAAGGTGGGCGAACGCGGTTACCGCTTCTCCGGCGGTGAGAAACAACGTCTCGCGGTGGCGCGCGCAATCCTGCGCAACCCGCCGATCCTGGTGCTCGACGAGGCGACCAGCGCGCTGGACACCCGCACCGAACGAGAGGTGCAAGCGGCCATCGACGCGCTGGCGGAGGGTCGCACGGTAATCACCATCGCGCACCGGCTCTCGACCATCCGGGACGCGGATCAGATTTTGGTTCTGGACCAGGGCCGGATCGCCGAACGCGGCACCCACGCCGAGCTCATCGAGCTCGGCGGGCATTACGCGGCACTCATCGCCCGGGACGAACCGGCGCGAATCGCTGCCTGA
- a CDS encoding cyclodeaminase/cyclohydrolase family protein, with protein MSQPSNASTGTAPSFGASTVADYLGELAAKVPAPGGGAVAALHAAQGAALIAMVARYTTRAKDAEHKPVIDRVIEAADACRARALALVDADAAAFTAVGAAYKLPKESEGRAEAITEALIGAARVPSAVVDEADEILSLAAELLPIGNPNVVTDIGAAADAARAAATSSRLNIEINVASLDAVHGDEFAPALMRVEALAARADALHADVLHAVRSS; from the coding sequence GTGTCGCAGCCGAGCAACGCATCCACCGGAACCGCGCCCTCCTTCGGTGCCAGCACCGTCGCGGATTATCTCGGTGAGCTCGCCGCCAAGGTGCCGGCTCCCGGTGGCGGCGCGGTGGCCGCGCTGCACGCCGCACAGGGCGCCGCGCTGATCGCGATGGTCGCGCGCTACACCACCCGCGCCAAAGATGCCGAGCACAAGCCGGTGATCGACCGGGTCATCGAGGCAGCCGACGCCTGCCGGGCACGCGCGCTGGCCCTCGTCGACGCCGACGCCGCGGCGTTCACCGCGGTCGGCGCCGCCTACAAGTTGCCCAAGGAATCCGAAGGCCGGGCGGAGGCGATCACCGAAGCGCTGATCGGCGCGGCGCGAGTGCCCTCGGCCGTCGTCGACGAGGCCGACGAGATCCTGTCGCTGGCGGCCGAGCTGTTGCCGATCGGTAACCCGAACGTGGTGACCGACATCGGCGCCGCCGCGGATGCCGCCCGCGCCGCCGCGACGAGCTCCCGGCTCAATATCGAGATCAACGTGGCTTCGCTCGACGCCGTTCACGGCGACGAGTTCGCGCCCGCGCTGATGCGCGTCGAGGCGCTGGCCGCCCGCGCGGACGCACTGCACGCCGACGTGCTGCACGCCGTGCGGAGCAGCTGA
- a CDS encoding LLM class F420-dependent oxidoreductase, translated as MRIGLGINYSGGFKEAAAEVADLEKAGLDIVFVPEAYSFDAVSALGYLAAKTERLELASGILQIYTRTPSLTAMTAAGLDFVSEGRFTLGLGASGPQVIEGFHGVPYDAPIGRTRELVEICRKVWRREKLEYQGKHYQIPLPADQGTGLGKSLKLINHPVRERIPILLAALGPKNVQLAAEIAEGWQPIFFLPEKAKRVWGESLDAGLAKRDPSLGELDVYAGPALAIGENVTPLLEFVKPHLALYIGGMGAKGKNFYHTLATNYGYGAAADKIQELYLAGKKEEAAKAVPDDLVRDISLVGPAGYVKERVAAFKEAGVTVLNVVPMAATAGDRVKLIEQLRELV; from the coding sequence ATGCGGATCGGATTGGGCATCAACTATTCGGGCGGCTTCAAAGAAGCGGCCGCCGAAGTGGCCGACCTGGAGAAGGCCGGACTCGACATCGTCTTCGTGCCGGAGGCGTACTCGTTCGACGCGGTCAGCGCGCTGGGCTACCTGGCCGCCAAGACCGAGCGCCTGGAGCTGGCCTCGGGCATCCTGCAGATCTACACCCGCACCCCGAGCCTGACCGCGATGACGGCGGCCGGCCTGGACTTCGTGTCGGAAGGCCGGTTCACTTTGGGGCTCGGCGCCTCCGGTCCGCAGGTGATCGAGGGCTTCCACGGCGTGCCCTACGACGCGCCGATCGGCCGTACCCGGGAACTGGTGGAGATCTGCCGCAAGGTGTGGCGCCGGGAGAAGCTGGAGTACCAGGGCAAGCACTACCAGATCCCGCTGCCCGCCGACCAGGGCACCGGCCTGGGCAAGTCGCTCAAGCTGATCAATCACCCTGTGCGCGAACGGATTCCGATTCTGCTGGCGGCGCTCGGCCCGAAGAACGTGCAGCTGGCCGCGGAGATCGCCGAGGGCTGGCAGCCGATCTTCTTCCTGCCGGAGAAGGCGAAGCGGGTCTGGGGCGAATCGCTGGATGCCGGTCTGGCCAAGCGTGATCCGAGCCTGGGCGAGCTCGACGTGTACGCGGGCCCGGCGCTGGCGATCGGCGAGAACGTCACGCCGCTACTGGAATTCGTGAAACCGCACCTGGCGCTCTACATCGGCGGCATGGGCGCCAAGGGCAAGAACTTCTATCACACCCTGGCCACCAATTACGGCTACGGCGCCGCGGCCGACAAGATCCAGGAGCTGTACCTGGCGGGCAAGAAGGAAGAAGCCGCCAAGGCCGTGCCGGACGACCTGGTGCGCGACATCTCGCTGGTCGGCCCGGCCGGATACGTGAAAGAACGGGTCGCCGCGTTCAAGGAAGCCGGTGTGACCGTGTTGAACGTGGTTCCGATGGCGGCCACCGCGGGCGATCGCGTCAAACTGATCGAGCAGCTGCGCGAACTCGTCTGA
- a CDS encoding STAS domain-containing protein: protein MTTAVAVHDSTTVLTVAGEVDLATAPALETAIEGVLADQPRALIIDLTGVSFLASAGMAALVAAHQRAGDATTIAVVADGPATSRQLKMTSLDQVFSLYSTLDDALAAFTS from the coding sequence ATGACCACGGCGGTCGCGGTGCACGACAGCACGACTGTCCTCACCGTGGCGGGCGAGGTCGATCTGGCCACCGCACCGGCGCTCGAAACCGCGATCGAGGGCGTGCTCGCCGACCAGCCCCGTGCCCTCATCATCGATCTCACCGGCGTCAGCTTCCTGGCTTCCGCCGGCATGGCCGCGCTGGTCGCCGCGCACCAGCGCGCCGGTGACGCCACCACCATCGCCGTGGTGGCCGACGGGCCCGCCACCAGCCGTCAGCTGAAGATGACCAGCCTGGATCAGGTGTTCTCGCTGTACTCCACGCTGGACGACGCGCTGGCCGCTTTCACCTCCTGA
- a CDS encoding SRPBCC family protein has product MSSLAATVDVEVPVRTAYNQWTQFETFPQFMEGVEQVQQLDDRHTHWKIHVGPSTREFDATITEQHPDERVAWRSDSGPNHAGVITFHRLDDTHTRVTAQMEVDPEGFVENAADKLGVLKHRVHGDMQRFKKFIEGQHHETGAWRGDIPRPDAR; this is encoded by the coding sequence ATGAGCAGTTTGGCAGCCACCGTCGACGTCGAGGTACCGGTTCGCACCGCCTACAACCAGTGGACGCAATTCGAGACCTTCCCGCAGTTCATGGAAGGCGTGGAGCAGGTGCAGCAGCTCGACGACCGGCACACGCACTGGAAGATTCATGTCGGCCCGTCGACGCGCGAATTCGATGCCACGATCACCGAGCAGCATCCGGACGAGCGGGTGGCCTGGCGCTCCGACAGCGGCCCGAATCACGCCGGTGTCATCACCTTTCACCGGCTCGACGACACCCACACCCGGGTGACCGCCCAAATGGAGGTCGACCCAGAGGGATTCGTGGAGAACGCCGCCGACAAGCTCGGCGTGCTGAAGCATCGTGTGCACGGCGACATGCAGCGCTTCAAGAAGTTCATCGAGGGCCAGCACCACGAGACCGGTGCCTGGCGCGGTGACATTCCGCGCCCGGACGCCCGATAA
- a CDS encoding SpoIIE family protein phosphatase, with amino-acid sequence MSDVLAAFLDAYANALRRHLDSPTHASLAEGYDLGRRALVEDVSLLDLTEHHFRFVATNDSPEQPIAEPALEFLLQTMAALDIATRGYLGGLRRYEQQRSRADDLAGRDAFRTALVESLQDGFFVADSRGTIIEVNSAFGALTGYGAAGLPYPLPHPWSLPTGPRYPDLGTVAQRFVIPVRHRDGRDVWLAVSTSSLIKPENNEQIFVGTIRDVTAEHDAQARDQAASRLATAVGAATSVVEVLAVGLDELRRTVGAESAVVSVWPNRNTRPEVYVSGAVERNSRNIEAPELDDRATALLERARRRPPRSLFAIPEGTESSEGIVAPLGEVGDAALWLRFAAPRAITAADWTLFSLLIGHLSLAVQRARNFDQARSTSLTLQRAMLGPIELPPRFSVHYEPALPPLEIGGDWYDVVPLNDGTIGVVVGDCVGRGLSAAVVMGQLRTAARALLLRGAGPAQLLAELDAVAARIPGAMCTTVCAAVLDPERGLVRYSSAGHMPPILADVGVAGRLLEGGRAVPLATFDTPRRPEATTALTPGSTLVLFTDGLVEHRGVDIDESFAKISAVLADTAGKLPREVADAVLSRLRPAAGYDDDVAMVVYRQPPASLHLEVPADPDQLAALRRKLKGWLAAAAVPHDLASDLVAAANEACSNSIEHAYLSNGAADNQVLLTAECDTERVTILVRDTGTWKPRSADPGNRGRGIDMMRALTEELEIDHTEPGTRVRMSVTLPAIKSPVANPLRGTNRQI; translated from the coding sequence ATGAGTGATGTGCTGGCGGCGTTTCTGGACGCCTACGCGAACGCGCTACGGCGCCACCTGGATTCGCCGACGCACGCCAGTCTCGCCGAAGGTTACGACCTGGGCCGCCGGGCCCTGGTCGAGGACGTCAGCCTGCTCGATCTTACCGAACACCATTTCCGGTTTGTGGCGACGAACGACAGCCCCGAGCAGCCGATCGCCGAACCGGCGCTGGAGTTCCTGCTCCAGACCATGGCCGCGCTGGATATCGCCACCCGCGGCTATCTCGGCGGCCTGCGCCGCTACGAGCAACAGCGTTCCCGCGCCGATGATCTCGCGGGCCGCGACGCCTTCCGCACCGCGCTGGTGGAATCGCTGCAGGACGGTTTCTTCGTCGCCGATTCGCGCGGCACCATCATCGAGGTCAACTCGGCGTTCGGCGCGCTCACCGGATACGGCGCCGCCGGGCTCCCCTACCCACTGCCGCATCCGTGGTCGCTGCCGACCGGGCCGCGCTACCCGGATCTGGGTACGGTGGCGCAGCGGTTCGTCATCCCGGTCCGGCATCGCGACGGCCGGGACGTCTGGCTCGCGGTCAGCACGTCATCGCTGATCAAGCCGGAGAACAACGAGCAGATCTTCGTCGGCACCATCCGCGACGTCACCGCCGAACACGATGCGCAGGCCCGCGATCAGGCCGCGTCCCGGCTGGCGACCGCGGTCGGGGCGGCCACCAGCGTGGTCGAGGTGCTCGCGGTGGGTCTGGACGAATTGCGGCGCACCGTCGGCGCGGAATCGGCGGTGGTGTCGGTCTGGCCGAACCGCAATACCCGTCCCGAGGTCTACGTTTCCGGTGCGGTGGAACGCAATTCGCGCAATATCGAGGCCCCCGAACTGGACGACCGCGCCACCGCGCTGCTGGAACGAGCCCGGCGGCGTCCGCCGCGCAGCCTTTTCGCGATCCCGGAGGGCACCGAGAGCTCCGAGGGCATCGTGGCCCCGCTGGGCGAAGTCGGCGATGCCGCGCTCTGGCTGCGCTTCGCCGCGCCGCGCGCTATCACCGCCGCCGACTGGACGCTGTTCTCGCTGCTGATCGGCCATTTGAGCCTGGCCGTGCAGCGCGCCCGCAACTTCGATCAGGCTCGTTCCACCTCGCTGACGCTGCAGCGCGCCATGCTCGGACCGATCGAGTTGCCTCCGCGGTTCTCGGTGCACTACGAGCCCGCGCTACCGCCGCTGGAGATCGGCGGCGACTGGTACGACGTGGTGCCGCTCAACGACGGCACCATCGGCGTGGTGGTCGGCGACTGTGTCGGCCGTGGTCTGTCGGCCGCGGTGGTGATGGGCCAATTGCGCACGGCCGCACGGGCTTTGCTGCTACGCGGCGCGGGCCCGGCGCAGTTGCTCGCCGAACTCGACGCCGTCGCCGCGCGGATCCCGGGCGCGATGTGCACCACCGTCTGCGCGGCGGTCCTGGATCCGGAACGCGGCTTGGTGCGCTATTCGAGCGCCGGGCACATGCCGCCGATCCTCGCCGATGTCGGAGTGGCGGGAAGACTACTGGAAGGCGGGCGGGCGGTCCCGCTGGCCACCTTCGACACACCCCGGCGACCGGAAGCCACCACCGCGCTCACTCCCGGGTCGACCCTGGTGCTGTTCACCGACGGCCTGGTCGAACATCGCGGCGTCGACATCGATGAGAGCTTCGCCAAGATCTCCGCGGTGCTGGCCGATACCGCGGGCAAACTCCCTCGCGAAGTAGCCGACGCGGTGCTCTCGCGGCTTCGCCCGGCGGCGGGTTACGACGACGACGTCGCCATGGTGGTCTACCGCCAGCCCCCGGCCTCCCTGCATCTGGAAGTGCCCGCGGATCCCGACCAGTTGGCCGCGCTGCGCCGCAAACTCAAAGGGTGGCTGGCCGCGGCCGCCGTACCGCACGACTTGGCGTCCGACCTCGTCGCCGCGGCGAACGAAGCCTGCAGCAACAGCATCGAGCACGCGTACCTGAGCAACGGCGCGGCGGACAACCAAGTCCTGCTCACCGCCGAGTGCGACACCGAGCGGGTGACGATCCTGGTGCGCGATACCGGCACCTGGAAGCCCCGCTCGGCCGACCCCGGGAACCGCGGCCGCGGCATCGACATGATGCGCGCGCTCACCGAGGAACTCGAGATCGACCACACCGAGCCGGGCACCCGGGTACGCATGTCGGTCACCCTCCCGGCGATCAAATCGCCGGTGGCGAACCCGCTTCGGGGCACGAACCGCCAAATCTGA
- a CDS encoding SpoIIE family protein phosphatase gives MHEDGFVGRIEWAVAGRALPGQRVSGDRCVVLETGGGSVLFGVLDGLGHGAPAADAADRAAQVLSENRAEPLDVLMLLCHRAMADTRGAAVSLALFDCAESIDWLGVGNVESRVLTVGPAGLTVRATVLMTGGIVGYRLPPNLQAQTVPVRAGDLLLMSTDGIVAESVDGIDLSKSTAEITAEILSRHSKDTDDALVLAARHRGGTSNGSQ, from the coding sequence GTGCATGAGGACGGCTTCGTCGGTCGGATCGAATGGGCGGTGGCCGGACGCGCACTGCCTGGGCAGCGGGTATCCGGTGACCGCTGCGTGGTCCTCGAAACCGGCGGCGGCTCCGTGCTTTTCGGCGTGCTCGATGGGCTGGGTCACGGCGCTCCGGCCGCCGACGCGGCCGACCGTGCGGCACAGGTACTGTCGGAGAACCGCGCCGAACCGCTCGATGTGCTGATGCTGCTGTGTCACCGGGCGATGGCCGATACCCGTGGCGCCGCGGTGTCGTTGGCGCTGTTCGACTGTGCCGAGAGCATCGACTGGCTGGGTGTCGGCAATGTGGAGTCGCGGGTACTCACCGTCGGCCCGGCCGGGCTCACCGTGCGCGCGACGGTGCTGATGACCGGCGGCATCGTCGGCTATCGGCTGCCGCCGAATCTGCAAGCGCAGACCGTGCCGGTGCGGGCCGGTGATCTGCTGCTCATGTCGACCGACGGGATCGTCGCCGAATCCGTCGACGGTATCGACCTTTCCAAGTCCACCGCCGAGATCACCGCGGAGATTCTCAGCCGGCATTCCAAGGACACCGACGACGCCCTGGTCTTGGCCGCCCGCCATCGCGGCGGGACTTCGAACGGATCGCAATGA
- a CDS encoding ATP-binding protein: MVIAVKVSGDIVIARQAGRELAERLGFSLTDRTMISTAISEIARNITSYAGSGEVRLLVDERDGRQALVVQAEDQGPGIRDIARALDDGYSTGRGLGLGLPGARRLMDRLIIDSAPGRGTLIEMWKWVPAGA, from the coding sequence ATGGTGATCGCGGTAAAGGTGTCCGGTGACATCGTGATCGCGCGTCAGGCCGGCCGGGAACTCGCCGAAAGGCTCGGTTTCTCCCTCACCGACCGCACCATGATCTCCACGGCCATCTCCGAAATCGCCCGCAACATCACCAGTTACGCGGGCAGCGGCGAAGTCCGCCTGCTCGTCGACGAACGCGACGGCAGACAGGCCTTGGTGGTGCAAGCCGAAGACCAGGGCCCGGGCATCCGCGATATCGCCCGCGCGCTCGACGACGGCTACTCCACCGGACGTGGTCTGGGCCTCGGCCTGCCGGGCGCGCGCCGGCTGATGGACCGGCTCATCATCGACTCCGCCCCCGGGCGGGGCACCCTGATCGAAATGTGGAAGTGGGTGCCCGCCGGTGCATGA
- a CDS encoding STAS domain-containing protein: MPVPILKQGTYLIASVQSALTDADTERLQDDLMKQVSKYRAHGIIVDVTAIDVMDSFAARSLRTIAHMTQLRGAETVIVGLQPEVAFAMVQLGLTFEDMHTALDLEEGLAWLDRKASKRHQRDGRDSGR; the protein is encoded by the coding sequence ATGCCGGTACCCATTCTCAAGCAGGGCACGTATCTGATCGCGTCGGTTCAATCAGCCTTGACCGACGCCGACACCGAGCGCCTGCAGGACGACCTGATGAAGCAGGTCTCCAAATATCGCGCGCACGGCATCATCGTCGATGTCACCGCGATCGATGTGATGGATTCGTTCGCGGCCAGATCGCTGCGTACCATCGCGCACATGACGCAGTTACGCGGCGCCGAAACGGTGATTGTCGGACTGCAGCCGGAAGTCGCCTTCGCCATGGTGCAATTGGGCCTCACCTTCGAGGACATGCACACCGCCCTGGACCTGGAAGAAGGGCTTGCGTGGCTGGACCGCAAGGCCTCGAAACGGCACCAGCGAGACGGTCGTGACAGTGGCCGCTGA
- a CDS encoding STAS domain-containing protein: protein MSEVSMSLSADSLPVGPVDDNLLPELVEHLRQNRTALREEWARRITDTQLLTAMTPEEIFSEATSMYDNYVEVLVTGSVDALQAYARDLSERIIPRGVETDEVIGIVLLLRDVLARSLFEKYQTNFELLNQVLDAYEPAANRIASTVAISFVQERERVIRQQQEAIRELSTPVLQVREQLLILPIIGVLDSQRARQLTEQLLRAIRANRAKVVVIDITGVPQIDSTVANHLVQTVDASGLMGANVIITGLSSEIALTLVTIGLDLSKMNAVGDLQGGIEEAERLLGYEVTRVTDRLLTERDGR from the coding sequence ATGTCCGAGGTGTCCATGAGCCTTTCGGCGGACTCGCTGCCCGTCGGCCCGGTCGACGACAACCTGTTGCCCGAGCTGGTGGAGCACCTGCGCCAGAACCGCACCGCACTGCGGGAGGAATGGGCCAGGCGCATTACCGACACGCAATTGCTGACCGCGATGACCCCCGAGGAGATCTTCTCCGAGGCGACCTCGATGTACGACAACTATGTCGAGGTGCTGGTCACCGGTAGCGTCGACGCGCTACAGGCCTACGCCCGCGATCTGTCCGAGCGCATCATTCCCCGAGGCGTCGAGACCGATGAGGTCATCGGCATCGTGCTGCTGCTGCGCGACGTGCTCGCCCGCTCGCTGTTCGAGAAGTACCAGACCAACTTCGAGCTGCTGAATCAGGTGCTCGACGCCTACGAACCGGCCGCCAACCGCATCGCGAGTACGGTGGCCATCTCGTTCGTGCAGGAGCGCGAGCGCGTTATCCGTCAGCAGCAGGAAGCGATTCGCGAGCTGTCCACGCCTGTGCTCCAGGTGCGCGAACAGCTGCTGATCCTGCCGATCATCGGCGTGCTGGACAGCCAGCGCGCCCGCCAGCTCACCGAGCAGCTGCTGCGCGCCATCCGCGCCAACCGCGCCAAAGTGGTCGTCATCGACATCACCGGTGTGCCGCAGATCGATTCCACGGTGGCCAACCACCTGGTGCAGACCGTCGACGCCTCCGGCCTGATGGGCGCGAACGTCATCATCACGGGCCTGTCCTCGGAGATCGCGCTCACCCTGGTGACGATCGGCCTGGATCTGTCGAAGATGAACGCCGTCGGCGACCTCCAGGGTGGTATCGAAGAGGCCGAGCGCCTGCTGGGCTATGAAGTCACTCGCGTGACCGATCGACTCCTGACCGAACGCGACGGACGGTAG
- the mftR gene encoding mycofactocin system transcriptional regulator (MftR, the mycofactocin system transcriptional regulator, is an uncharacterized TetR family DNA-binding transcription factor. Its role is inferred by context. It occurs as part of the biosynthesis locus for mycofactocin, a partially characterized electron carrier derived from the terminal Val-Tyr dipeptide of the precursor peptide MftA, through a radical SAM enzyme-mediated process.) — MTGQGTTTRGRPRGTTKRELELIAMRLFSAHGFDNTTVEQIAAAAGISGRTFFRYFPTKAEVLWSQFDDEIAALEAAFATIADTVPMMTAVRRVVVDVNTYRAEDIPELRTRMHLIASVPALAATAGAHYDAWERAVSSFAARRLGAAENDLIPLAVGRTTLAAARAAFDAWLNRSTPPAPQAGGHRPRADADLTVYLEQALSALERGFSELPSGFGDRAAGV; from the coding sequence GTGACAGGGCAGGGCACCACCACCCGCGGCCGCCCCCGCGGCACCACCAAGCGGGAACTCGAACTGATCGCCATGCGACTGTTCAGCGCGCACGGCTTCGACAACACCACGGTCGAGCAGATCGCCGCGGCGGCGGGCATCAGCGGGCGCACCTTCTTCCGCTACTTCCCCACCAAGGCCGAAGTGCTCTGGTCCCAGTTCGACGACGAGATAGCCGCCCTGGAAGCCGCTTTCGCCACCATCGCGGACACGGTGCCGATGATGACCGCGGTGCGCCGAGTCGTGGTGGACGTCAATACCTATCGCGCCGAAGACATCCCTGAGCTGCGCACCCGCATGCACCTGATCGCCAGCGTGCCCGCGCTCGCCGCCACCGCCGGCGCGCACTACGACGCCTGGGAACGCGCGGTCAGTTCCTTCGCCGCCCGCCGGCTCGGCGCCGCCGAGAACGATTTGATCCCGCTGGCCGTCGGCCGGACCACCCTGGCCGCGGCCCGCGCCGCCTTCGACGCCTGGTTGAACCGCTCCACCCCGCCCGCTCCGCAAGCGGGCGGTCACCGGCCGCGCGCCGACGCCGACCTGACCGTTTACCTCGAGCAAGCCCTCTCGGCGCTGGAGCGGGGCTTCTCCGAGCTACCCTCAGGTTTCGGCGACAGGGCGGCTGGGGTATGA
- the mftE gene encoding mycofactocin biosynthesis peptidyl-dipeptidase MftE: MVERVSDLAWPEVGARAERGVILAVPVGSTEQHGPHLPLSTDTDIAVELCRRLAERRPDVLVAPAIPYGSSGEHAGFPGTLSIGQAALELLIVELCRSATATFDRIVLVNGHGGNAAPLERAVRLLRGESRDVRLWGPRYQGDLHAGHCETGMQLALDPARVRVARAEAGDQRPLTEIFPLLAAGGVRAVSPNGVLGDPTHATAADGSRLLDELATQVEKDSRSWWPVEQIRHR; the protein is encoded by the coding sequence GTGGTAGAACGCGTTTCAGATCTGGCCTGGCCCGAGGTGGGCGCACGGGCGGAGCGCGGCGTGATCCTGGCGGTCCCGGTGGGCTCGACCGAGCAGCACGGGCCGCATCTACCGCTGTCCACCGACACCGATATCGCTGTGGAACTGTGCCGCCGATTGGCCGAGCGCAGGCCGGATGTGCTTGTCGCCCCAGCGATTCCGTACGGCTCCAGCGGCGAGCACGCCGGATTTCCCGGCACGCTGTCGATCGGGCAGGCCGCGCTGGAACTGCTGATCGTGGAGCTGTGCCGTTCGGCCACCGCGACTTTCGACCGCATCGTGCTGGTCAACGGGCACGGCGGTAACGCCGCACCGCTGGAACGCGCGGTGCGCCTGCTGCGCGGCGAATCCCGCGACGTGCGCCTGTGGGGGCCGCGCTACCAGGGTGACCTGCACGCGGGCCACTGCGAAACCGGCATGCAACTCGCGCTGGACCCGGCTCGGGTACGCGTCGCGCGCGCGGAAGCCGGTGACCAGCGCCCGCTGACGGAGATCTTCCCGCTGCTGGCCGCCGGTGGCGTGCGCGCGGTGAGTCCGAACGGCGTGCTGGGTGACCCGACGCACGCCACCGCCGCGGACGGCAGCCGACTCCTCGACGAACTCGCCACGCAGGTGGAAAAGGACAGCCGGTCCTGGTGGCCGGTCGAGCAAATCAGACACAGATAG